From the Flavimarina sp. Hel_I_48 genome, one window contains:
- the rpsD gene encoding 30S ribosomal protein S4, with amino-acid sequence MARYTGPKTKIARKFGEAIFGDDKSFEKRNYPPGQHGNTRRRGKKSEYAIQLQEKQKAKYTYGVLERQFRNMFEKATRSTGITGEVLLQLCESRLDNVVFRMGIAPSRRSARQLVGHRHITVNGELVNIPSYNVQPGDKIAVRQKSKSLDAIQNALANANHVYEWITWNNDSREGTFVAVPTRIQIPENINEQFIVELYSK; translated from the coding sequence ATGGCAAGATATACCGGTCCCAAGACAAAAATCGCCCGTAAATTTGGTGAGGCGATATTTGGAGATGATAAATCTTTTGAAAAAAGAAATTATCCTCCAGGACAACATGGAAATACTAGACGTCGTGGCAAAAAGTCAGAGTACGCTATCCAGTTGCAGGAAAAACAAAAAGCAAAATATACCTATGGTGTATTAGAGCGTCAATTCCGTAATATGTTTGAAAAGGCTACACGATCCACTGGGATCACCGGTGAAGTTCTTTTACAACTATGTGAATCTCGTTTAGATAACGTGGTTTTCAGAATGGGCATTGCCCCTTCTAGACGATCTGCACGTCAACTGGTAGGTCACAGACATATCACTGTTAATGGAGAGCTTGTTAATATTCCTTCCTATAATGTGCAGCCTGGTGATAAAATCGCCGTGCGCCAAAAATCGAAATCTCTTGATGCTATTCAGAACGCTTTAGCGAATGCTAATCACGTTTATGAGTGGATCACGTGGAATAACGATAGCAGGGAAGGCACTTTTGTTGCTGTTCCTACAAGGATTCAAATTCCTGAGAACATCAATGAGCAATTCATCGTTGAATTGTACTCTAAATAA
- the rplO gene encoding 50S ribosomal protein L15 yields MGLNNLKPAAGSVRKNDSRRGRGEATGNGGTAGRGHKGAKSRSGYSKKVGFEGGQMPLQRRVPKFGFTNINRKEYAGINIDTIQEYVDAGRFGDEITLESLIENRLTTKNDLVKILGRGELKAKLKVTAHKFTASAKEAIEAAGGEAVTL; encoded by the coding sequence ATGGGTTTAAACAATCTAAAACCGGCAGCAGGCTCGGTAAGAAAGAACGATAGTAGGCGAGGTCGCGGTGAAGCTACAGGAAATGGTGGTACCGCAGGCCGTGGGCACAAAGGTGCGAAGTCACGTTCTGGTTATTCTAAGAAAGTAGGATTTGAAGGGGGTCAGATGCCATTGCAGCGTCGTGTCCCTAAATTCGGTTTTACAAATATCAACCGTAAGGAATATGCCGGAATCAATATTGATACTATTCAGGAATATGTTGATGCAGGCCGTTTTGGTGATGAGATCACATTGGAATCTCTTATTGAAAATAGGCTGACCACTAAAAATGATCTCGTTAAGATCCTTGGACGTGGAGAGCTTAAGGCAAAACTTAAAGTAACTGCACATAAATTCACAGCTTCTGCTAAAGAAGCTATTGAAGCGGCCGGTGGTGAAGCGGTAACACTATAA
- the infA gene encoding translation initiation factor IF-1 codes for MAKQQAIEQDGSIIEALSNAMFRVELENGHIVTAHISGKMRMHYIKLLPGDKVKLEMSPYDLSKARITYRY; via the coding sequence ATGGCAAAACAGCAAGCAATTGAACAAGACGGTTCTATTATAGAAGCATTATCAAATGCTATGTTTAGGGTAGAACTTGAAAATGGACATATCGTTACAGCGCATATTTCAGGCAAAATGCGTATGCATTACATAAAATTATTGCCTGGTGATAAAGTGAAATTGGAAATGAGCCCGTATGATTTAAGTAAGGCTCGCATAACCTACAGATACTAA
- the rpmD gene encoding 50S ribosomal protein L30 has translation MARIKITKVKSAIKRSKNQKRILESLGLKKMNQVVEHDDSSSILGMVSKVNHLVSVEEA, from the coding sequence ATGGCAAGAATTAAAATCACAAAGGTTAAAAGTGCGATCAAACGTTCTAAAAACCAAAAAAGAATTCTTGAGTCCTTAGGTCTTAAGAAAATGAACCAAGTTGTCGAACACGACGACAGTTCCAGCATATTAGGAATGGTAAGTAAAGTGAATCATTTGGTTTCTGTAGAAGAAGCTTAA
- the rpsK gene encoding 30S ribosomal protein S11 has product MAKQNTKGAAKGAKGSKSNKGTKKRKVVVESVGEAHISASFNNILVSLTNKKGDVISWSSAGKMGFRGSKKNTPYAAQLASEDASKVAHDAGLRKVKVYVKGPGNGRESAIRSIHNSGIEVSEIIDVTPLPHNGCRAPKRRRV; this is encoded by the coding sequence ATGGCAAAGCAAAATACAAAAGGTGCTGCTAAAGGAGCGAAAGGCTCTAAAAGTAATAAGGGTACCAAAAAACGTAAAGTTGTTGTTGAATCTGTGGGAGAAGCACACATTTCAGCTTCTTTCAACAATATATTAGTTTCTTTAACGAACAAGAAGGGTGATGTAATCTCATGGTCTTCAGCTGGAAAAATGGGTTTTAGAGGTTCTAAGAAAAATACACCTTATGCAGCACAATTAGCTTCAGAAGATGCAAGTAAAGTTGCACATGATGCTGGTCTTCGCAAAGTAAAGGTTTATGTAAAAGGACCTGGAAATGGTCGTGAGTCTGCTATACGTTCTATCCACAATAGTGGTATTGAGGTTTCAGAAATCATAGACGTTACTCCTTTACCTCACAATGGATGTCGCGCACCTAAAAGACGTCGCGTATAA
- the carA gene encoding glutamine-hydrolyzing carbamoyl-phosphate synthase small subunit produces MKYQTKRKALILLADGTIFYGKAVGDQEGTAIGEVCFNTGMTGYQEIFTDPSYYGQLMVTTNAHIGNYGGNNGETESDTVKISGLICKNFSYTYSRTRVDESLEAFLKNNNLFAISDVDTRALVAYIRDQGAMNAIISTDVDNIPDLQKQLEAVPNMNGLELASKVSTKEAYTFGDENAPIKVAALDLGIKKNILRNMAKRDMYVKVFPYDTSLEVMKEFEPDGFFLSNGPGDPEPLHGVIEVAKEIINENLPLFGICLGHQIIALANGIGTFKMHHGHRGINHPVINKVTGKGEITSQNHGFSVDYDQAITNKDISVTHFHLNDKTVMGLEMKDKNCFSVQYHPEAGPGPNDATYLFDEFIKRMRPEGKIGA; encoded by the coding sequence ATGAAATATCAAACCAAAAGAAAAGCACTTATTTTATTGGCTGACGGCACCATATTTTATGGAAAAGCCGTGGGTGATCAGGAAGGTACAGCAATAGGAGAAGTATGTTTTAACACGGGAATGACCGGTTATCAGGAAATATTTACAGACCCGTCGTACTACGGTCAGCTTATGGTTACCACTAATGCCCATATAGGTAATTATGGTGGAAATAATGGGGAAACAGAATCTGATACCGTTAAAATATCAGGGCTTATCTGTAAAAATTTCAGCTACACATACTCACGAACGCGTGTGGATGAATCCCTGGAAGCTTTCCTTAAAAACAACAACCTCTTCGCAATTTCAGATGTTGATACGCGTGCACTCGTGGCCTATATACGTGATCAGGGTGCAATGAATGCGATTATCTCAACAGATGTTGATAATATCCCTGATTTACAGAAGCAGCTGGAAGCCGTTCCAAATATGAACGGACTTGAACTTGCAAGTAAAGTCTCTACTAAAGAAGCCTATACCTTTGGAGATGAAAATGCACCCATTAAGGTTGCGGCACTAGACCTGGGGATTAAGAAGAACATCCTAAGAAATATGGCCAAGCGGGATATGTATGTCAAGGTATTTCCCTACGATACTTCATTAGAGGTAATGAAGGAATTTGAGCCTGATGGCTTTTTTCTCTCCAATGGTCCCGGAGATCCGGAACCTTTGCATGGGGTAATTGAAGTGGCCAAAGAAATAATCAATGAAAACCTGCCGCTATTTGGAATATGTCTCGGTCATCAGATCATTGCTTTGGCTAATGGCATAGGTACATTCAAAATGCACCATGGCCACAGGGGAATCAACCATCCCGTAATCAATAAAGTTACCGGCAAAGGTGAAATAACTTCACAAAACCATGGTTTTTCAGTAGACTATGATCAGGCGATAACTAATAAAGATATTTCCGTGACACATTTTCATCTCAATGATAAGACCGTAATGGGTCTGGAAATGAAAGATAAAAATTGTTTCTCAGTTCAATATCATCCAGAAGCAGGTCCCGGGCCTAATGACGCTACCTATCTTTTTGATGAATTTATTAAAAGAATGAGACCTGAAGGAAAAATTGGGGCTTAA
- a CDS encoding dimethylarginine dimethylaminohydrolase family protein produces MIKLNVKDETSRLRSVVLGTALEMGGTPPLEEAYDPKSRLHIAAGTYPMEEDMIQEMDAVAAVFDKYAIQVFRPKLLHAYNQIFARDIGFVIDDYFIKANILPDREREIDAIQHVLDQMAIDKVIRFPEDAHIEGGDVMPYGDYLFVGTYRETDYPDYVIARTNMKAVKCLEEAFPEKKVVSFNLRKSNTDAYANALHLDCCFQPIGNDKAILHKNGFLEVEEYEWLVNFFGPENIFEITAEEMYHMNSNVFSISPEVVISEKRFTRLNTWLRTQGIKVEEVSYAEISKQEGLLRCSTLPLVRE; encoded by the coding sequence ATGATAAAATTAAATGTAAAAGATGAAACTTCCAGACTGCGTTCTGTAGTGCTGGGAACCGCATTAGAAATGGGAGGGACTCCTCCGCTTGAAGAGGCATACGATCCCAAATCGCGATTGCATATAGCTGCGGGAACATACCCAATGGAAGAAGATATGATTCAGGAAATGGATGCTGTAGCTGCAGTTTTTGACAAGTATGCCATACAGGTTTTTAGACCTAAGTTGCTTCATGCTTATAACCAGATTTTTGCCCGGGACATAGGTTTTGTGATAGATGATTATTTCATAAAGGCAAATATTTTACCAGATCGTGAGCGGGAGATAGATGCGATACAGCATGTACTAGATCAGATGGCGATTGATAAGGTTATCCGGTTTCCGGAAGATGCGCATATTGAGGGTGGCGATGTAATGCCATACGGTGATTATCTATTTGTGGGAACATATAGGGAAACCGATTATCCAGATTATGTGATCGCACGGACTAACATGAAAGCTGTCAAATGTTTAGAAGAAGCCTTTCCTGAAAAGAAAGTCGTTTCTTTTAATCTTAGAAAGTCGAATACTGACGCGTATGCGAACGCTCTCCATTTGGATTGTTGTTTTCAACCCATTGGTAATGATAAAGCTATCCTGCATAAAAATGGTTTTCTTGAGGTTGAAGAATACGAGTGGCTGGTAAATTTTTTCGGGCCTGAAAATATTTTTGAAATTACTGCGGAAGAAATGTATCATATGAACTCAAATGTATTTTCTATATCTCCGGAAGTGGTTATTTCAGAAAAAAGATTTACTCGGTTAAATACATGGCTGCGCACTCAGGGTATTAAAGTGGAAGAGGTTTCTTATGCAGAGATATCAAAACAAGAAGGCTTATTGCGATGTAGTACATTACCCCTGGTCAGGGAGTAA
- a CDS encoding citrate synthase, whose product MAEDAKLKIDGADYEFPLITGTEKEIAIDIGSLRGVTKGVTTLDPGFKNTASCESAITFLDGEEGILRYRGYAIEDLADKASFLEVVYLLIFGELPTVDELDKFHSDIKDESHVDEDVKKILGGFPKSAHPMGVLSSLTSALTAFNPTAVNVDSEEDMYNAIIKLLGKFPVLVAWTMRTKMSQPLDYGSNNLGYVENLHKMMFSRPNKDYNVDPQVIEALDKLLILHADHEQNCSTSTVRMVGSSQAGLFASISAGISALWGPLHGGANQAVIDMLEAIKTDGGDTKKYMAKAKDKEDPFRLMGFGHRVYKNFDPRAKIIKKAADDVLELMGVEDEVLDIAKGLEKEALEDSYFVDRKLYPNVDFYSGIIYRALGIPVEMFTVMFAMGRVPGWIAQWREMRQRKEPIGRPRQVYIGETHREFKEIKER is encoded by the coding sequence ATGGCAGAGGATGCTAAACTTAAGATAGATGGAGCTGATTATGAGTTTCCATTAATAACTGGAACTGAAAAAGAAATTGCAATCGATATAGGCTCTTTGCGTGGTGTTACCAAAGGGGTCACGACTTTAGATCCTGGATTTAAAAACACAGCGAGCTGTGAAAGTGCTATAACATTTCTGGATGGGGAAGAAGGTATTTTAAGATACCGTGGTTATGCTATTGAAGATTTAGCGGATAAAGCAAGTTTTCTGGAAGTTGTTTATTTGCTAATCTTTGGAGAACTACCTACAGTAGATGAGTTGGATAAGTTCCACAGTGATATTAAAGATGAGAGCCATGTAGATGAAGACGTAAAAAAGATTCTTGGAGGTTTTCCAAAATCGGCACATCCCATGGGCGTTCTTTCTTCACTCACTTCGGCATTGACCGCATTTAATCCTACTGCTGTAAATGTGGATTCTGAAGAAGATATGTATAATGCTATAATTAAGCTTCTGGGTAAATTCCCAGTTCTGGTAGCATGGACTATGCGTACCAAGATGAGTCAACCATTGGACTATGGAAGTAACAATCTGGGATATGTGGAAAATCTTCATAAAATGATGTTCTCCCGTCCCAATAAAGATTACAATGTAGATCCACAGGTAATAGAAGCACTTGATAAATTGCTTATTTTACATGCAGACCACGAGCAAAACTGTTCAACATCTACCGTACGAATGGTGGGTTCTTCACAAGCCGGACTTTTTGCTTCCATTTCCGCAGGTATCTCTGCACTTTGGGGGCCTTTGCATGGTGGTGCCAATCAAGCCGTAATTGACATGCTTGAGGCTATCAAGACTGATGGTGGTGATACTAAAAAATATATGGCCAAAGCGAAGGATAAAGAAGATCCTTTCCGTTTAATGGGCTTTGGTCACCGTGTTTATAAGAATTTTGACCCTCGCGCTAAGATTATCAAGAAAGCAGCAGATGATGTGCTTGAATTGATGGGTGTTGAGGATGAGGTGCTGGATATTGCAAAAGGCTTAGAGAAAGAAGCTCTGGAAGATAGTTATTTCGTTGACCGGAAGTTATATCCTAACGTTGATTTCTACTCAGGTATAATTTATCGTGCATTAGGTATACCCGTTGAAATGTTTACCGTAATGTTTGCAATGGGCCGTGTGCCTGGTTGGATCGCACAATGGCGCGAGATGCGTCAGCGCAAAGAGCCTATAGGCAGACCTCGTCAGGTATATATAGGGGAGACACATCGTGAATTTAAAGAAATCAAGGAGAGGTAA
- a CDS encoding DNA-directed RNA polymerase subunit alpha produces MALLNFQKPDKVIMIDSTDFEGKFEFRPLEPGYGLTVGNALRRVLLSSLEGFAITSIRIEGVDHEFSTIAGVVEDVTEIILNLKQVRFKRQIDEIDNETVTVSLTDKEQLVAGDFQKFISGFQVLNPDLVLANMEKSVNFNMEITIEKGRGYVPAEDNKKQNAPIGTIFTDSIYTPIKNVKYSIENYRVEQKTDYEKLVFEIMTDGSIHPKDALTEAAKTLIHHFMLFSDERITLEADEIAQTETYDEESLHMRQLLKTKLVDMDLSVRALNCLKAAEVETLGDLVSYNKNDLMKFRNFGKKSLTELEELVNVKGLNFGMDLTKYKLDKD; encoded by the coding sequence ATGGCATTACTTAATTTCCAGAAGCCCGATAAAGTCATAATGATTGATTCTACTGACTTTGAAGGTAAGTTTGAATTCAGACCTTTGGAGCCTGGCTACGGATTGACCGTGGGCAATGCGCTACGTAGGGTGCTTCTTTCTTCCCTTGAAGGTTTTGCTATCACTTCTATACGTATTGAAGGGGTAGACCACGAGTTTTCAACCATTGCAGGAGTTGTTGAAGATGTTACCGAAATTATCCTCAACCTTAAACAAGTACGATTCAAGAGACAAATTGATGAAATTGATAATGAAACCGTTACCGTTTCATTAACTGACAAGGAACAATTAGTTGCTGGCGATTTTCAGAAATTTATTTCAGGCTTTCAGGTTTTAAATCCTGATCTTGTTCTTGCCAATATGGAAAAAAGTGTGAACTTCAATATGGAGATCACTATTGAAAAGGGCCGTGGTTATGTTCCTGCCGAAGATAATAAAAAGCAGAATGCACCTATTGGTACCATTTTCACAGATTCTATCTATACTCCCATTAAAAATGTGAAGTACAGTATAGAAAATTATCGTGTTGAGCAAAAGACAGATTATGAAAAGCTGGTTTTTGAAATCATGACTGATGGTTCTATTCATCCCAAAGATGCATTGACCGAAGCTGCAAAAACCCTGATTCACCATTTCATGCTCTTTTCTGACGAGCGCATTACCCTTGAGGCTGATGAGATCGCACAGACGGAGACCTATGATGAGGAATCCTTACATATGCGCCAGCTTTTGAAAACAAAACTTGTAGATATGGATCTTTCCGTACGTGCATTGAATTGTCTTAAAGCTGCTGAAGTCGAAACGTTGGGTGACCTTGTTTCCTATAATAAGAATGATTTGATGAAATTTAGAAATTTCGGTAAAAAATCATTGACTGAGCTTGAAGAGCTTGTAAATGTTAAGGGCCTTAACTTCGGAATGGACCTAACAAAATATAAATTAGATAAAGACTAG
- the ykgO gene encoding type B 50S ribosomal protein L36: MKVKASVKKRSADCKIVRRKGRLYVINKKNPKFKQRQG, from the coding sequence ATGAAAGTAAAAGCATCAGTAAAGAAAAGAAGTGCAGACTGCAAGATTGTTAGAAGAAAGGGCAGACTGTATGTGATTAATAAAAAGAACCCTAAGTTCAAACAAAGACAAGGTTAA
- the rplQ gene encoding 50S ribosomal protein L17: MRHRKKFNHLGRKTAHRKSMLANMACSLIEHKRINTTIAKAKALRVFVEPVITKSKEDTTHNRRLVMSKLRQKEAVTELFRDVAVKVGDRPGGYTRIIKLGSRLGDNADMAMIELVDYNEVYNTAKSAKKKSTRRAGKKTGTSEEENAQDTKTVTSEDTKTKAEAPKEGAKAEEKKEDKSEGKEENDSKE, from the coding sequence ATGAGACATCGTAAGAAATTTAATCATTTAGGAAGAAAGACTGCACATAGAAAGTCTATGCTTGCCAATATGGCTTGTTCCCTAATTGAGCATAAACGAATCAATACCACCATAGCGAAGGCTAAAGCGCTGCGTGTTTTCGTTGAACCTGTGATCACAAAATCTAAGGAAGATACAACACATAACCGTCGTCTTGTTATGAGTAAATTGCGTCAAAAAGAAGCGGTAACCGAGCTTTTTAGAGATGTTGCTGTTAAAGTAGGGGATCGTCCCGGTGGTTATACGCGTATCATCAAATTAGGCAGCCGTCTAGGTGATAATGCAGATATGGCTATGATCGAGCTAGTAGACTATAATGAAGTTTACAATACTGCGAAGAGTGCCAAAAAGAAGTCTACACGTAGAGCTGGTAAGAAAACCGGAACTAGTGAAGAAGAAAATGCACAGGATACGAAAACAGTAACTTCTGAAGATACAAAAACTAAAGCTGAAGCACCTAAAGAGGGAGCTAAAGCGGAAGAAAAAAAGGAAGATAAATCTGAAGGAAAAGAAGAGAATGATTCAAAAGAATAA
- the eno gene encoding phosphopyruvate hydratase, with the protein MSIIINIHARQIFDSRGNPTVEVDVITEFGAMGRAAVPSGASTGEHEAVELRDGGKDYMGKGVQKAVDNVNNVIAQELIGTSVFEQNEIDQLMLDLDGTKNKSKLGANAILGVSLACAKAAANELNMPLYRYIGGVSANTLPVPMMNIINGGSHSDAPIAFQEFMIMPVKAKSFTHAMQMGTEIFHNLKKVLHDRGLTTSVGDEGGFAPTLEGTEDALESIKTAVDKAGYKLGDDVMVALDCAAAEFYVDGKYDYTKFEGDKGIVRSSEEQAEYLAELAGKYPIISIEDGMDENDWEGWKSLTDKIGDKVQLVGDDLFVTNVERLSRGINEKIANSILIKVNQIGTLTETIAAVNMAHNAGYTCVMSHRSGETEDNTIADLAVALNTGQIKTGSASRSDRMAKYNQLLRIEEELGDTAYFPQENAFKLK; encoded by the coding sequence ATGAGCATTATAATTAATATCCACGCCCGTCAGATTTTCGATTCTCGGGGTAATCCTACTGTAGAAGTTGATGTTATCACAGAATTTGGAGCCATGGGACGCGCTGCTGTTCCTTCAGGAGCATCTACTGGAGAACATGAAGCGGTAGAACTTCGCGATGGTGGTAAAGACTACATGGGCAAAGGTGTACAGAAAGCTGTGGATAACGTGAATAATGTGATTGCACAGGAGCTTATAGGTACTTCGGTATTTGAGCAGAATGAGATTGATCAACTGATGCTTGACCTGGACGGCACCAAAAATAAATCAAAACTGGGCGCTAACGCCATTTTAGGCGTTTCCCTGGCATGTGCCAAAGCGGCCGCAAACGAATTGAATATGCCCCTTTATCGCTACATTGGCGGGGTAAGTGCAAATACGTTGCCAGTACCTATGATGAATATTATCAATGGAGGTTCCCACAGTGATGCCCCTATTGCATTTCAGGAGTTTATGATCATGCCTGTAAAAGCGAAGAGCTTTACACATGCTATGCAAATGGGAACAGAAATATTTCACAATCTGAAAAAGGTATTGCATGATCGCGGCCTTACCACTTCAGTAGGGGATGAAGGAGGTTTCGCACCCACGCTTGAAGGTACCGAGGATGCGCTTGAAAGTATTAAAACTGCTGTTGATAAAGCTGGTTACAAGCTGGGTGATGATGTAATGGTAGCATTGGATTGCGCCGCTGCTGAATTTTATGTAGATGGTAAATACGATTATACAAAATTTGAAGGGGATAAAGGTATTGTACGCTCTAGTGAAGAACAAGCGGAATATCTTGCTGAACTTGCAGGTAAATATCCTATTATATCTATTGAAGATGGTATGGATGAAAATGATTGGGAAGGCTGGAAATCACTTACAGATAAAATTGGAGACAAAGTTCAGTTAGTAGGGGATGATCTTTTTGTTACCAATGTGGAACGACTTAGCAGAGGTATCAATGAGAAAATTGCCAACTCTATCCTTATTAAAGTAAATCAAATAGGAACTCTTACCGAAACCATCGCAGCTGTAAATATGGCCCATAATGCAGGTTATACTTGTGTGATGTCACATCGCTCTGGAGAAACGGAGGATAATACCATTGCTGACCTTGCTGTAGCATTGAACACAGGTCAAATAAAAACAGGTTCTGCTTCTCGAAGCGATAGGATGGCTAAATACAACCAACTATTGCGCATTGAAGAGGAACTGGGGGATACTGCCTATTTTCCACAAGAAAATGCTTTTAAACTGAAATAA
- the secY gene encoding preprotein translocase subunit SecY produces the protein MGAIDTIKNIWKIDELKNRILLTLGLLLVYRFGAQIVLPGIDASQLGSLSEKLDGGLLGLLNAFTGGALSNASVFALGIMPYISASIVVQLMGIAVPYLQKLQKEGESGRRKINQITRWLTIAITLVQGPGYITSLYSILPAEAFVMESHLTFIISSVIILTTGCIFAMWLGEKITDKGIGNGISLLIMVGIIARLPLSFIQEWVSRVTESNGGLIMILIELVIWFVIILLCVMLVMAVRQIPVQYARRTASGSYERNVFGNRQYIPLKLNASGVMPIIFAQAIMFIPAAVIGLSESSTAKSIAGEFNNIFGFWYNLVFALLIIVFTYFYTAITVPTNKMADDLKRSGGFIAGIRPGTETGEYLDRIMSQITLPGSIFLALIAIFPAVAVSVLGMQQGWALFYGGTSLLIMVGVAIDTMQQVNSYLLNKHYDGLMKTGKNRKAVA, from the coding sequence ATGGGTGCTATAGACACAATAAAGAATATCTGGAAGATCGACGAGTTAAAAAATAGAATCCTACTTACATTAGGGTTATTACTCGTTTACCGTTTTGGCGCTCAGATCGTTCTTCCTGGTATAGACGCTTCTCAATTAGGTAGTTTGTCAGAAAAGCTTGACGGTGGACTTTTGGGTCTGCTAAATGCATTCACAGGTGGGGCGCTTTCTAATGCTTCAGTTTTTGCATTAGGTATAATGCCTTACATTTCTGCTTCCATCGTTGTCCAGCTTATGGGTATAGCAGTTCCTTATCTCCAGAAACTTCAAAAAGAAGGGGAAAGTGGAAGACGCAAGATCAATCAAATTACAAGATGGCTCACTATTGCTATTACATTGGTCCAGGGTCCTGGTTATATTACTAGTCTATATAGTATATTACCTGCCGAAGCTTTTGTAATGGAAAGTCATTTGACCTTTATAATATCTTCTGTGATCATTTTGACAACGGGCTGTATTTTTGCAATGTGGCTAGGTGAAAAGATTACGGATAAAGGAATTGGTAACGGTATATCCCTACTAATTATGGTAGGTATTATCGCTCGTTTACCATTATCGTTCATTCAAGAATGGGTTTCTCGCGTAACAGAATCCAACGGAGGTCTTATCATGATCTTAATTGAATTGGTGATATGGTTTGTAATTATATTATTGTGTGTAATGTTAGTAATGGCTGTACGTCAAATACCAGTACAGTATGCTAGAAGAACAGCCAGCGGTAGTTATGAAAGGAATGTTTTTGGTAACCGTCAATATATTCCCTTAAAGTTAAATGCCTCTGGGGTAATGCCTATAATATTTGCTCAGGCTATCATGTTTATTCCTGCTGCGGTCATTGGTTTATCAGAATCTTCAACTGCAAAAAGCATTGCTGGTGAATTCAATAATATTTTTGGATTTTGGTATAATTTGGTATTCGCTTTATTAATCATAGTCTTTACTTATTTCTATACGGCGATAACAGTTCCTACGAATAAGATGGCTGATGATCTAAAAAGAAGTGGTGGATTTATTGCGGGCATTAGACCGGGTACAGAAACAGGTGAATATTTAGATCGTATTATGTCTCAAATCACATTGCCTGGATCAATATTTTTAGCTTTGATTGCTATTTTTCCAGCTGTGGCCGTAAGTGTTCTTGGTATGCAACAGGGTTGGGCATTGTTTTATGGAGGTACATCGCTACTTATTATGGTGGGTGTGGCGATAGACACAATGCAACAAGTCAATTCATATTTATTGAACAAACATTATGATGGACTTATGAAAACAGGTAAAAATAGAAAAGCAGTAGCATAA
- the rpsM gene encoding 30S ribosomal protein S13, whose protein sequence is MARIAGIDIPKQKRGVIALTYIFGIGKSRAQKILAQAEVSEDTKVSEWDDDQIGRIREAVGSYKIEGELRSEVSTSIKRLMDIGCYRGIRHRSGLPLRGQRTKNNSRTRKGKRKTVANKKKVTK, encoded by the coding sequence ATGGCTAGAATTGCAGGGATAGATATCCCAAAACAAAAAAGAGGTGTAATTGCATTGACCTATATTTTTGGAATAGGTAAAAGCAGAGCACAAAAAATATTAGCTCAGGCAGAAGTGAGCGAAGATACTAAAGTTTCTGAGTGGGATGATGACCAGATAGGTCGTATTCGTGAGGCTGTAGGATCTTATAAAATTGAAGGAGAGTTAAGAAGCGAAGTATCCACCAGCATCAAGCGTTTGATGGATATAGGTTGCTATAGAGGTATTCGTCATAGATCTGGACTACCCTTACGTGGTCAGCGAACTAAAAACAACTCTAGAACGAGAAAAGGTAAGCGTAAAACGGTTGCTAATAAGAAGAAAGTAACCAAATAA